Within the Buteo buteo chromosome 2, bButBut1.hap1.1, whole genome shotgun sequence genome, the region CGACGCATGCCaccggcacgcggtgttagcCACGAGGGACCCCACGGGCTCCTCCGCTGCGTCCATCGCTGCTTCCCAGCCTCTGCGTGCGGGGACACCGGGGTCTCTGCCCACACACAGGGAGCACTAGCCCCCACGGGGCTGCAAGCGGCACGGTGACCCTCGCGCACATTGATCTTGCCAAAGCCAgggccagcagagctgccccaagcccagcaggcaggagacCTGACTGCCAACCCCcatgggctgggctggggggggacaagATGGGGGGCAGCCCTCCCTTCAGCAGAATCTGCTTCATCAGCAAGCTGACAAGAAGCAGGCCTGCTTTGTTGGGCTAATCAGTGGGTGCTGATTGGGATCCCTCGCTCGGTGATTAAGTAATTGATATATAGCACAGCACTGGGGGGAGGAGGCCCTCTGAAAgcagggtggctgctgctggtggtccTTCACCACCGCCGTGGGCTGGGGTGGCTTTAGTGCTCCCGAGCCCCCTGGGTCTGGCTGCTCAGTGCTGACACGcggctgctccttcctcctcggggtGGCAAGTGACTCAGTCTTATCACCTTAAATGTTTAATGCTTtatgttttgcttctctttaaAGCAATTAAGTGATTGAGGGATTATCTCTGGGCAAGTCCCTTGGTCTGTGTGCAATGTGTGGGTTGGGGGTAGGTCAGTGGGGTCATCCCCGGGCGGGGGGATCTGGGGCcagggctctgccagccctcAGCTTTGCCCCTTCAGCATCACTACTCCGGAGCAGGGTGGCCGAGGGGATGGCATACAGAGAAAGAGGTGCTGCGCTCCAGCCTGAGCCCTGGGGCAGCGAGGGTGTCTGCAGTGGATTGTGCCCAGGGGATGAGGGGGCTGGATTCAATACTTCCAAGCACTGCCTATGGCACAGCTcgcttcctcctctgcctgtcccCTTCACTCTGTGTACGGCTGTCAGCTTTGGAGGCAGCTGAGGCATCTTAAAAAGATGGTTGGGGGACTTGGCAGCACCCGCAGCCCTTCCTGGCTGTGCTCGGTGCCTGTCTTCCCACGGAGTCACTCCCCTCAGTTCACTCAGACCAGCGGGAGCCCCTGCCAGCCAGGCGTCCCCAGCCTGAGCCAGGCAGATGTGCCTGGGGATTACACCACATGCCTCCTTTACTGGACTTAATCTCGCTGTTTGCTTCACACTCGTGTTTTGTCCTGTAAGCCCGAGAGAGGATTTGGGTGTTAGGGCgggggctgtggctgcccccGCAGCAGGACTGGTGAGGAGGTGGGAGTCCTGTGCTGGGCAGTTTGTGTTGGTAATGGGTTTCTAAAACAGCAAGGATGGGTTGTTTGGCCTGAACATCCCCTTCACTGTCCCCAAAGCTCAGTGGTAGCACCCCCAAAGCACATCAAGTCCTGGCTCTTGATGCAGGCTCCCAGAGGATAAAGGGGGAAAACACTCGCGAGCAGGTGGGGGGCAGCCCTGAACTGCTCCGTGTGCTGAGGATCCCCCGGAGCAAATcctgggctgtgctgcaggtCTGGGGTCTCTCCTACAGCCCAGATGCAGCAGAAGGGCTcttggggcaggagcagggtgtTTGTTAAAGGGCTGGCTCATGGCGGGGCTGTGCCCCAGTGCCAGGCGCTTGGGTCTCACTGGCTGTGCCACTCCAGCCCCCACTGTGCCTGCTGCTCACTGGTAGCAAGGCATGAATGGGAAGCTGCTGGCACATGTCAAGTCAGATGACAAAGCCTGTCTCTGTCCCCTGTGGACTCTGCCACTCAGCTCTCatccctcccagcagcaggtctgggTGGCACCTGAGCCATCTGTCCTCCCTTGCCCTGCTACCAGCAGATTTGCCTTTGCTTGGAGGAGTAGTAAAACTCTCTTGCCACGGGTTAATCTCCAGGCTCCCGAGGGAAGGGCTAAAGTCCTTACCTGAGGAGTAGCTTACCTCCCTCGGTGGCTGAGGGCTAGGAAACTGCTCTGGTGCAAGGAGCAAGAGACAGGCAAGACCAAAGAGCACTAGCAGGGCAGGGCTCTCCGGCCCTGAGTGATGTTTGTGGCTTCCCTGGCTCAGGGGGTTTGGCTGGACCAGCCCCAGGGCAACACCAGGAGGGGACAAGGTTGGAAGCTGTGGGAGCCCGGTGCTGTCAGCAGTGGGGCTGCACTTTTGGACTTAGCTGCCTCTCTGAGCTGGCCAGTGGGTGCTTTCAGCCCAAACAGCTCCTCAGTGGGATCaacctctctcctctgcctgctgctaaGTTAGTAAGGCCATGTTACAGGCTTGTCTTGGGGTAAGCAGGGAGAGCATTCAGGCAGGAGGCACTAATTGCTGGGCAAGATCTAGGGATGGACAGGCAGATGCTGGGAGAGAGGGCTGGTAGCCATGGTGGCCCCAGAGAGCTGGTTCCCTACCTGCACCGCAAGTGGTGCCAGGAAGCTCAACTGCCAAACATCAGCCCTTGAGATGAGATGCACCAACATGGATGTCTGGCAGATCTAGGGTTCAAAAAGCCATACCAGCCTGGTAGTCATGGCCAAACCTTCTCCATGGGAAGTCTTGTGGTGTCCCAGTTGCTCTTCCTGGGAATGCTGCCTCTCCCCGATGAGTGGTGAGGAGAAGAGTGAGAAGTCCCCGGACCCCGAGGCTGCAGTGAGGAGCCTGAGGACTGCCTGAGCTAAGCTGCATCTCTGTTTCTAGGGATCTGAgcctgggtttggggttgtggttttttttctttcctgacccTGCTGTGTCACTGATCTGTTATGTGacctagaaaacaaaatgatcTCTCCTTCAAATGGAAAGACAAAGGAACAGCTTaaggctcctgctccctgtaTCTAGGGAGCACCAGGCAGATGGACACTTTATAGTACAGCAAGGTGATGAGACTCACTCTGTGCCAAAGCCCTTGCGGGCAGTGTCCAGGCTCAACGGGACCTGGCACAACACAGTGGTTGTGTTTTAAACCCCACTGCTTTCAGAGTCACTAGTGTAGCTACCCCCTGCAGTGCCTGCCACTGGTGTGGTCCCCATGCAGAGACCCCCTCGGTGCCTCCAGGATACCAGGGGACAGAGCCACCCCACTGCTTTTCTGGCAGAGAAGCTCCTTGAGACCAGGGCAAAACACCTCCTCTGAGCTTTCTTCCATGTAGGCAGCAAATGCCTGCCCAAGAGCACAGGTGCTTCGTCTGTACGGGCTCAGTCCAATCTGCGGTGCACAAACAGGGAAGCTGTGATGATGCTTTTCAAAAGCCATCGGGTTCAACCTGTTCTGCAGTCACAGGCTGGTTTTTCATGGTCTCTTTATAGAGAAGGATGAGCAGGGCATTAGCATGGGATGTGAGACCTAGTTGGGTTCCTCACTCTGCCTGAGGCTTTGTGTCTGACCATGATGAAGTTGCTTTAATTTTCtatctttaaaatgaagataGTATCTCAGTGCCCTAAAGAGGGTAAGACAGTGTGCTGAGGAGGGCTGCGTACATATCAAAGGGTGCTCTTTATCTACAtttggggtgggagggctgCAAAAAGTAGGTTTCATCCCCATCAGTCTGCTGAGATCTCTCCTGTCGCTACACTGGCAGCCTCCCTCttttgaagtgctttttttctccaagttggGTCTCACAGAAGTGAAAGCCTGCAGCTGCACCTTGTCTTGAACCCCATGTACAAAGCTAGGGCTTGCTCTTGTCCAAAGGACTGTCTGGTTTTGTGGATAGGGTTCATCTAAATTGCTGTACAGTGCAACTTGGCTAGTTAGCAACAAAAATGTACTCTTAAAAGAACTGACTGCATTAgcttaaataaatttaaacttAAAAGGTGCTCAGAGCACAGACAACAGTCTTGCCACAGCTTGCAAATGAGAtgccctcccctctcctttctgttCGTTATTTATGCTGTGGCTGATATGACAGCTACTGGGATTTCCCTCGGCTTGACAGGTGACAGAGCTGTCATATCTATTCTTGGTGATGCagcacatgctttttttttttttttttttttttttttttttttaaaacatgtaaacaCTGATATGCCTTGAAGCCTTTCCAGCTTGGACTTGGTCTTCAGGGCTTGGAGCAAGGGTAGAGGAAGCTGgtttcagctgcagcagcacgcAGCTCCTGCACCCTTTAACTCTCCAAGGTGTTCCTGGGCTCCGTCAGTCAATAGTCCTATGTCTGACTGCAGCGTGTGTGCCCCTTTTCCCCCCAAGTACTACACAGCATCATGGCCAAAGCTGCAGAAGGGCCAACGCAACCAAAACCTCTGCCTGGATGGTTCGTGGCAGCTGAGTTGCAGCCTGGTCTCTGCTCACAGCAGGGGTACAGGGGACAGGTTAGGCAGATGAGGTGTCGTGGGACGGGCTTGCATGGCGTAGGTGCCCAGCAGATAACACTTTTACTGCCGGCATTGGGGATTAGCAGCTTTCAGGACACTGCTCTGTGGTTTAATTTCATAAGTGGTAAGGAAAGGGGGAATCTGTCATGTGAAGGAAGAGATACGACCAGAAGTGACTTCCTGTGTTGTGTGTAAAACGAGTCTGTTTAGGAATCACCAGTATGGTTCTCAGTCTGTTCATGGTCAAGCTAAACAGTTAATGAGAAGAGTGAGTACAGGGCAAACAGGCTCTGCCTCTTGCTGGAGACTCTCTCGGGTTACTGTGCTGAGAACAGAACAATACAGAGACACATGATTGCTGGGCTAAGGCATCTGCAATGAGCAGCCAATGCATCATGCTGGGCAGGAGGCCGTAGACCAAAGTTTATAAAgctttattaaacattttgaaCAGCTGTGCAATGAACAAACAATACTCTGGAAGTTTCACAACCTCATAGCTTGAACTTCCTTGGGACAGCAACAGCCACTTCTGCTGCTCTCCACTATGAGACTGAAGTAAAGACAATCTGATGGCAAAGGGAAGGGAAACCTTTAAAGTTTAGAGACAGTATTTTGTGTTAACCTCTAAGGCTTCTCACAAACAAACCTCTGTCCCAGGTTGGGGGCCTCAAGAGCCATGGCTGCACAGAGTAATGTGTGCAGCATGGAGCTCTACACAGCTGTGGCTGTAGGACTGAACCACCACCTAGGCTTCTTGACATCCTTCTGCCAGGGGAGGTGGAGACACCAGGCACTCCTCTAGACTCCTCCCTTCTCCAGTCAGTAGCACCAGCACCTTCTGTCACCCCTGGCCCAGAAACATTATCACTGAAAATGGCTGAAGCATTTACTGCTTCAAGACATGCCTCCACCTCAGGATCCTCTCCTGCGCTGTCCACACCTGGCTTTTTGGGCTAGCATGAGTTTTATAGGGTGAGGTTCACAGTGGCTTTCAAAACCCCACATCTTGCAGCACACTGGTTCTTTATCCCAACAGTCAATACCTTCATAAGCCCTGGAAATctaggaggaggggaaaagacaGTCTCCACTACCTGTGAGGCtttataaaagcagcagcataacTGAGGCTTTCAGTCTATGATCTTGGAGCGTAAGTAGTTCAGAAAGCACTTCGGCAGTGCACGCATCTCTTTGGCAGGCTGAGCAGGTGGAGGTGACTCAACTGCCTCTGGCTCCAGCAGCTTTTGGCCAAGTGCATCTGTGAGCTGTTGAGCTTGCCCCTGATCAGCAAGGTGGGAAGGCTGGCTCCCCACAAAGAGAAAGACGGAGAGAATCTTGTAGCTACTTGAGCAGAATCAGTGGGCCAAGAGCCCTGAGTTAGACCACCGTGGCCTAATGCAGACAAGTGAGTGACATACAACTCCACCACTGTGCAACAGCTGGGCAGAGGCCAGCAGCTCGGTCCTCCACCAGTTCTCAGTTAGGAGGGCTGGTGTCCATTCCCAGTGATAcgggaaggaaaagagatttcTGCTTCTAAAAAAGCAGGTGGTGCTGCCAGAGTTCACACAGTAAACAAGTCAAATTTCACAGGCAGAGTGGGAGAAATTTACCACTCTAGTCCACACACAGTTACAGGAAACAGGCTGTTTTTACTCCAGTCACATGCCTAACacaccctccctcctccctagcccaccccctttttaaaagcaaaacaagagcCCTCAGCAGACTGGAAGATTATTGTTTTCTAGGTGCCCACTATGCTGGGATCGTGAGCTGATTCTGGTAACTGGGATCCTGTGCAGTGATACAAGAAGCAGTTCCCCCAGCAGCTGTAGCAGATGAGGAATAGAGCTGCCAGGAAGACCAAGGCACAGATCGTGCAAGGTTTCCGTTCCAGGAGGAAACTGAGCAGGTAGAAGCCCATGAACATTGAGTGACTGAACCACAACGCTGGGTTGAGGGGCTTGGGTATGAGCAGGACAGGTAGCAACCACTGAAGGCAGTACATTGTGGCTGGCTGGCTAGGGCCTTGTCGCAGCAGCAATCAGATGTACTCCGGAACAGTCTCCAGCAACTCCTCCGGCAGGAAAGCTGTTCTGTAGGGAGGGGTAAAATGTCAGActgtcagaaacagcaaaaaatcaacattcttctcatacagCTTCATTTGCTCCCAAGCACTGTATGCTGATGCTTGAATTCCCAGTACTAAATTCTGGTGTGTCTCAGAGCTGGTGGGAAGTTTGCTGCCTTCTGAACCACTCAGCTGGGGACATGATTATCTATTGCTGATGTAGAAGTGTATCCCTTGTGTACTCTGTTTCTCAGGCTTTACCCAGGCTAACAGTTGTAAGACCCTTTTCTTTAGCATAGTGCAGGAACAGAAAGGGACAAGgggaaacagaaaggaatacAAGCTGCCACAGCCTTCCCTACACATGTATTTATCCAAGACTGTCCAAAGACTTGAGTGATGGTACAAATGCACGCAACTGAGAGGTAAACTATTAGGTGCTACAAAGAAGTGTTAAGGAAGCATTAGTGTAAGAAGTGTCTAGGAAGTGTTAAGTGCACAAACTGCTTCCTCCCCAGGCACAGACCCATTATAAAGTCTTCCAGCAGGACAACATAACATTCAATCTATACATGTAGCTATTCAAGAAAGCCCCAACAGTGTCCAGGTTTCAAAACAAAGGTGAGGACGGTCCCTGCTTAACGGATTTATAATCCTTGCCAATCAGCTAAAGTCAGATAAGACAAAGTATGTGAATAGATCAAAGAGGGGACAGTCTCAAAATGGCAATTTTCATAAGTGCTGTAAACACAGGATTTCCTCACTTGGATTATTATAAAACCCTGTGGAAACAGTGAGCTTTAAGGGCTTCTCCAACCAGGGATGACAGCACACTACAAGTCCAGAAAAGATGCTTCTACCTTTAGCAACCACATCAACTGTActgtgtagggttttttttcctttctaagcaGTACAAACATCTTCATCCAAGAATTTCAgatggctttaaaaataataaattcctCACAGGTGTTTTTACAGAGCCAGAACTGCTGAAAGGGGGCAGAAGAGTGGAGTTTAGCAGCCTAGGATAGCAATAGCAGGTCAGGCTAGAAGATACCAGTACTGTTGGGAGGGAATAACTGGAAGTTTTCCTTCAGCTCATGCAGTAAAGAAACCATGAGAAGAGGGTACTCCTAGCTTATTACcccaaaaaggcaaaaccatgCAGGGGAATGCTGGAAAAGGGAAGAGCTTGGGAAGCATGCTCTTCCCTGCTATCCTGCAGCACATCATGATGACATGCAGCAACACTGAACaaagcagctgccagccagggtACAGAAAGACAGGCGAGAGGACAACCCCAGCCTTGCAGAATGCCACAGCCTCACCCCCACTAAGCAGAGCCTGGTCAGAACAGCTTCTTGCAGCAAtccttttatctgaaaatactCAACTGAGTAGTGCTCTGTCAGAAGGATGAAGGGCTGAGCCGAGCCTGTTAGGATTACAACTGGGGGGGTTGGAAGGTCAGTAGGATGAAGGAGTGAGAAGGTAAACAAACAGCACATTCCGCTGGCTCCTGTTGGCAGGAGAAGGGATTTCCTGGCGAAGGGAGGGAGAATGAGGGATTGCACAGAAAAGCCAAGAGAAAACCACACATGGTTCTCTTCCAAAAAACCACTGAGGTCAGACTTGTCTTACAGCTCTGTAAGCTTGTAGGTACCGACCAGCTCTGTTGTCAAAAGCAGGAAGCATGCTGCCATCCACTGTGTTCTTAGCAGCAGGATCTATTTTAATGTTAGTGAGAGAGAATGCAGGCCAAAATCTCCACCAGGGCAAAGAGATTAAGAATATTTGGGGAAAGTATGTTGTGCTGGTGCTTCTGCAAGACAGTGTTCTCCAGCACAGAGAGGGCAGCTGGGGTTCAATTAGTAAAACAAGCTGCAGTTAGGCAGGCAAAGAATAAGGAAGAAGTTATTTTACATTGCAATATGGATAAAGTAAAGTTAAAGGAATAAAACTCCCAGTGTTAGTCCTGTTTTATGCAGGTCACTCACTCGTATCTGTAAGGGCAAGTCTAGTCCCAAGCCTGTTTCCCTCTTCTATAAACTGGAAATAAGGATTACTTATTTCATAACAAAACATGCTGTCTGCTAGCCTTTGTGAATTGCTTACATGTTTCTGGAGTAAAAGTACTGCAGAAGTATTAGATAACTTTTTTCCAAGGGGAAGAATGGAGAGAAAAGATTTAGCAACAAATATTTGAACAGAAAGGTAATTCAACCCCACCACCCAACTATTTAGTTCAGATTGCACTGAATACAACAAAGTTGTACCAAATCAATGATCTGCAGCCACCTTAATCCTCCTGAAATGTTCCTTCCTTGAATTTTCCTACAGTCTTCCCTAAGTGCTCCAAACACTGAGTAGTACAAATCACTGCATCCAGCAGTCACATCAGCTTGACTTCTGTAGCTGGACGTGTGCGGCAGTCTTTGGGTCACCTGTTCTTGAAGCTTTAGTTTGAAGTGCCTACGGACAATAGCTTTGGGCTTTCTGTTTCTAGAgtaaagaaatgaataaaaaccaACCTCAGATGATGCGTCTGTCAGAAGAGCACAAGGCTGGAACAAAGCTTTAGAATCTTCCAGGACTAACATCATCAATCTCTCAGCTTTAATAAGGCCACGTGTCACTATTGAGCCTTTAGCCTCCAAACTTTACAACTGACTGCAGTTTAAGAGTATAATTATAATTTGTGATGTAGCTGCATTTCACTCCATGGTCTGGCCTCCTCACCACAGCAAAGACTTAAGCGATAATGCTCTAAACAGCAAGTTGATTCTAAGCGTGTAAGCATTACCTAAATGCTTCCTACAAACACAAATCCATCTCAGAACAAGTTACCCACTTTTAAATATTGGTATTTCCTGCAAAAGCCAGTTGCTTGAAGCAATCAATGCAACCACTCTGCAGAATAAAGAACCATTTAATAGTGGTTATTTTTACTATGAAGTTTCAGTGTCAATCCTCTTCAATCTGCAAACCTCTTGGACTTCTAACAAATGCAGATGTTCAAACAGTCTTGTATCTGTAGTCAGTTTGCTTGTATTTTCATGTGCCCATTTGCTATCCACCAGTTAAAGGTTAAAGACCCTTTGTCTGCTGTATCCCACAGCTGATCCTAGATGAAGTCGCTACTACTTGAGACTTCTGCAGCTCTATCTTCCTCAAGGAACTTTCCACTAGTAAGATACATACTCTTCCTAGCTCTTCACAGGAGATTCCTTTATACAGCTGGCAATGAGACCAAGCTCTCTTTCCACGCTATCGATCAAAGAGAAACAGCATCTCTTGCTATCAACTCTTTAACAAGCAGGGAACTATCACTCACCTTGGTGCCCAGGATAGGCAGTCCCTTCTTGAAGCCATAGCAATATTCAGTTTTGCCTAGATTCTCAAGCAAGGTGAaacttgcaaatgaaaaattcctACCTTGTTGTCTTTGTCCCCTCCTCATGATCCAAGCTAAAGATTACCACGTCCCAGAGCAAATAAGAACCTGTCACCCAACAGTATTTCTACCAGCTCCCTGTTTCACAACCGCATCCTGCTTTTCCTCAACCAGTTGCTCTTGTTCTCCCCTGCCTGACTCATCTGTTTCCTTAGCCAGCCTGGTGTCTTGCTATCCTCAAGACTGCTTTCATGCTCCTGCCCCAGTCATCTGACTTGGCGGCCACTCATGTTTACCAGACAGCTCCTTTTCATCGCACCACCACTGCCTCCTCTCGCTCCTCTGCAGCTCTTAGCCACTTGAACTTGCTTCAGACACCTCCTTAGCATAGCACAGGCCATGCTCCCGCTGTTCTCCCTGCAGTCAGTGCTTGGCAGCTCCATCTGAACTCCACGTGCTACCAGAGCCTCCTCCTTGCCAggtcctgcaggcagaggagcagcctggggaggtTCCCCGCGCACCTCATTAGTAAGCAAACACCAATACTTCTCCACATGCTTATTAATTGCCTTCCATCGTGTTCACAGCCCTTCCTTCTGTCATCTTCCCTCCCAAGACCATTCAAAACCAGCAGGTCCTACTGGCATATGTTTGTAGGGAGGATTTTCAAATTCCAGTGTGAGGGCAGCGGCACACCTTTCCCAGccagaaacaaaactttaattACGACAAGTCAAAAGTGAGTATCACAGTGCAAGTCCATAGTGCTTTGCAATGGATCAGTCATGTTTTAGAATAAATCCATCTGAGGAGCCAGCAAGCTCTTCCTTGATATTCTAGAAGCTAATTCAGCAATTGAGCAGCTGAGACATTTTCCTACACCATAGGTTCTATACATCAGTATGCCAACACCAAGCCTGTACCCTTCTCAAGAATGTCTTAATTCCTTAACAGTCCATCTACCCTAACAGGGGAGAATAATCAGCCTGCTTTCACTAAGCACTTAAAAGGTAAGCTTGTTCAGACCTTATTAAGGCAGCTATTAAGCCAGTACTGTCCACAAGGAACTTCCCCAGCAGGTGCTCCAGAAACAGTCACCCAGGCTGGCAGCCGAACAGTCTGCAATAAAAGACCAAGCACCCTTTTTATTGGGTGGTGTTGGTGGTGCCAATCTCCCCCTTTTCCAGAAGCCAAAGTTTCTGCTTGGGAATGAAAAGCCACATTGTCTAGATAAAAATCTCCCAAGTTACACAGTGCACATAAACTCACGAGTAAGCCTCAGGGACTTGCACTGAGTTTCTTACCGATAAGGCTCACCTGTAGTACGGTTTgcttaaaattgtttaaatcaAAAACCCTGTCACAGCCACGTAACTTGAACTGATGTGTGTGGGCAGTGCTTCACGTTGCCAGCATGTGTTCAAAACCAGCTCCCAAATACCATGTAGTACCCAAAACAGCTGctaaaaaatacacagtatccaaagcacgggggggggggggggggggggcggaggcaAAAGAGCTACCAAGTGATGAGTTTGAGGAGTTCAGCTAAGAAAAGCAACAGTAGACCAGCTTTCTAGATGCCAACCctccctcttaaaaaaaaaataaataaaaaaccaaaccaagaacCATTAGCTGTTCAAACTTTTAAGACGTATTTGCAGTATCAGTGAATTAActtcttcagggttttttttggctttgctgctgtcttttctatttttttaaagctttatctGCTGGTATGACTCAGCTGGAAAAAGTGAGCCTTCAATTTTTGCAAAGGCCTTACCCCAGTCTTTGATAAGTTGATGCCTTGAACACTTGATGTAGACTCAGAAACGGTGCAATATAATTGCAAACAGTTTCCAAAAGAGCAGCAAATCCTTGACTAACCAAGCCTTGGGTTACAAAGTGTTCTGATTTCTCAAGCTAGAGACAAGCCAAAGCAACTCATTTCATGAAAAGAGGAGGTTTTCTGTTGAGCCACTCTTTTCATCACTTCCATAGCTGCTCCCCAAGCTTTGTTACCGATTGGGGGATTGATTAGCCTGTGTCCAGAGGTACAGCAGTGCCCGCTCCATTTGGGCTGCAGTGCACTCACAGCACCAGGGTGAATAAACCTCCACCTGTGAGCATGAAGGCAGCAGTAAGATCCTTGTTTCTCTGAACAGTGAATCACAGGAGCAGAACCTTAAGTCAGCCAGCTCTGTGGTGGGAAGAGATGTCAACATCAACAGTTGTCATCTGAAGTATCACTACTTTCATTTGTACTAATTTATTAATTCTCAGTGGTCCTTATTCTCACCCTCTGCCTTTGTTTAATTGCCAAAGGTCACGAATTCCAAGCCCATTCCAAGTTCCCtgaaaaacataattattttgaGTTTTAATTTGGGTCTCTTCTCTACCTTTTGTGCCTTCGACAGGCTTCAGAGTTCTGAATACAGCTTGATTAAGGCCAGTTTTCTGTGTCTCAGgtaaaaaagaggcaaaaatgcAGTATTGGCAAGGAGTTCTGGGGAGTTATGACGTATAGGTTGGGAAGGCAAAGGTTACTATGCTATGACAGCATTTGCAAGATCAACTGTAACGTTTCAGTACAGGGGTAATGAAGTATAGAAGGGTTCAGTGTGTTGTGGACTGCATCTAAGAGCTTAGTTTTTCGTCTTCTCTTGCACCTGCACGTTTGGTACGTAATGACCGATGTTCGTACAGCAGAACGGCTTCTAAACTCGCTTTGCAACTGGCTCAAGGGGTCCACGGGGTCGCAGGGAGAGTGCCTGGCcgg harbors:
- the BLCAP gene encoding apoptosis inducing factor BLCAP, whose protein sequence is MYCLQWLLPVLLIPKPLNPALWFSHSMFMGFYLLSFLLERKPCTICALVFLAALFLICYSCWGNCFLYHCTGSQLPESAHDPSIVGT